One Ignavibacteriota bacterium DNA segment encodes these proteins:
- a CDS encoding nucleotidyltransferase family protein, giving the protein MSTSPTHTEPLPPLATPTLRDVCQKYHVRRLMVFGSTADGSRSSESDIDLLVEFETGRTPGFAYARIAEDLSEIFERPVDLHTPASLSKYFRQQVVAEARVVYAEEE; this is encoded by the coding sequence ATGTCCACGTCACCAACCCATACTGAGCCTCTCCCGCCCCTGGCAACACCAACCCTAAGAGACGTTTGCCAGAAATATCATGTCCGGCGCCTCATGGTGTTTGGTTCAACGGCTGACGGATCTCGTTCATCCGAGAGTGATATCGATCTTCTCGTGGAATTCGAGACGGGTCGAACGCCTGGATTTGCCTACGCCAGGATCGCAGAGGATCTTTCAGAGATATTCGAGAGACCGGTCGATCTCCACACTCCCGCAAGCCTGAGCAAGTATTTTCGACAACAAGTGGTAGCGGAAGCCCGGGTGGTGTATGCCGAAGAAGAGTGA
- a CDS encoding T9SS type A sorting domain-containing protein: MLLVVALSGLAFRSGAAGNGTPATEGTPRLSVGGEAPVVIVVDTAGVLHGWGYNGLGSLGNGANADTQRTPAAVVMNGLLSGKTIVALAGGTYHMLALDSDGRVYAWGYNRSGQLGDGTTVDSNVPVAVYTQGALEGERIIAIAAGWDHSLALSADGAVYAWGRNGSGQLGDGTTLGSNVPVAVRADGALSGKFVTAISAGGYHSLALTSEGTVYAWGLNNDGALGDGGSTSSSLPVRVYSEGEMSGAFITAVSGGGWYSLALSSGGVVYAWGNGQWLGRRWAGNSAVPIVVREALEGRTITAIAAGRVHALVLDSEGAVHGWGRNDNGGLCNRSLYATYVPVTVVRAGELAGTTISRIFAGAEFSYAVSSDRRLYAWGLNRFGQVGDGTTVNRWSPVATLIHRIATDVADDSPESPSGFTLRQNYPNPFNPSTTIRYGLPIRSHVSLTVYNTLGQGVATLMNGEQDPGYHEVRFDGSTLPSGVYFYRLQSRSYAETKKLLLIR; the protein is encoded by the coding sequence GTGCTCCTTGTCGTAGCTCTGTCCGGCCTTGCCTTCCGCTCAGGGGCAGCGGGGAACGGTACGCCGGCCACGGAGGGGACGCCGCGTTTGTCCGTAGGCGGCGAGGCCCCGGTCGTCATCGTGGTGGACACGGCGGGTGTTCTCCACGGTTGGGGGTACAACGGACTCGGCAGTCTCGGCAATGGTGCAAATGCTGACACCCAGCGAACCCCGGCGGCAGTTGTGATGAATGGCCTGTTGTCGGGCAAGACCATTGTAGCGCTGGCAGGCGGCACGTATCATATGCTTGCGCTGGATTCAGACGGGAGGGTCTATGCGTGGGGATACAACCGTTCTGGCCAGCTGGGGGACGGGACCACAGTGGACAGCAACGTCCCCGTCGCCGTCTACACGCAGGGCGCGCTGGAGGGAGAGAGGATCATCGCAATTGCTGCCGGATGGGACCATTCTCTCGCTCTCTCGGCCGATGGGGCTGTGTACGCCTGGGGCCGTAACGGGAGCGGCCAGCTCGGCGATGGAACGACATTGGGCTCGAATGTCCCTGTTGCTGTGCGGGCCGATGGTGCCCTGTCCGGCAAGTTCGTTACGGCGATCAGTGCAGGTGGGTACCATTCCCTCGCGTTAACCTCGGAGGGCACGGTGTATGCCTGGGGGCTTAATAATGATGGAGCTCTCGGCGATGGGGGTTCCACCAGCAGTTCCCTGCCCGTTCGTGTTTATTCGGAGGGGGAGATGTCGGGTGCGTTCATCACAGCGGTAAGTGGTGGCGGATGGTATTCGCTTGCACTTTCGTCTGGGGGCGTTGTGTATGCGTGGGGCAACGGTCAATGGCTCGGGAGGAGGTGGGCTGGAAACAGTGCTGTGCCCATCGTGGTTCGGGAAGCTCTTGAGGGAAGGACAATCACGGCGATCGCCGCGGGCAGGGTCCACGCTCTTGTTCTGGATTCGGAGGGGGCAGTGCATGGATGGGGCCGAAATGACAATGGGGGCCTCTGCAACAGAAGCTTGTATGCAACCTACGTCCCTGTCACCGTGGTCAGGGCCGGTGAGCTGGCCGGGACGACAATTTCCCGCATTTTTGCTGGGGCGGAATTCTCGTATGCCGTCTCTTCTGATCGTCGTCTCTATGCGTGGGGTCTCAATCGCTTCGGCCAGGTTGGCGACGGCACGACGGTGAACAGGTGGTCTCCGGTGGCGACGCTTATCCACCGCATCGCTACGGACGTAGCGGACGACTCGCCAGAGTCCCCGTCAGGATTCACGCTTCGGCAAAACTACCCCAACCCCTTCAACCCATCGACGACCATCCGCTACGGTCTCCCGATTCGGTCTCACGTCTCTCTCACCGTGTACAACACGCTTGGTCAGGGTGTAGCTACACTCATGAACGGAGAACAAGACCCCGGTTACCATGAAGTGCGCTTCGACGGCTCGACACTCCCGAGCGGCGTGTACTTCTACCGCCTTCAATCACGGAGCTATGCGGAGACGAAGAAGTTATTGCTTATTCGGTGA
- a CDS encoding DUF4160 domain-containing protein, with amino-acid sequence MPVISMFYGIVVLMYYFDDKKHKTPHIHAQYGEEEAVVSIPEGNVIAGTLPPAKLRLVLAWIEIHKEELLANWRLATEGQQVFNIDPLK; translated from the coding sequence ATGCCCGTAATTTCGATGTTCTATGGAATCGTCGTGTTGATGTACTACTTCGACGACAAGAAACACAAGACACCCCATATCCATGCTCAGTATGGGGAAGAAGAGGCCGTCGTTTCCATCCCTGAGGGAAATGTCATCGCCGGAACGCTGCCGCCGGCGAAGCTGAGACTTGTTCTTGCATGGATCGAGATTCACAAAGAAGAGCTCCTTGCAAATTGGCGGCTGGCCACAGAAGGTCAACAGGTTTTTAACATCGATCCGTTGAAGTGA
- the ltrA gene encoding group II intron reverse transcriptase/maturase, which yields MRELSSTEWLRESQKKLHAKAKAEPKFRFYSLYDKTYRTDVLEEAYRKAKANGGAGGVDGETFDDVERKGVAVYLAELQLEMKERRYEPKPVRRVYIPKPNGKERPLGIPTIRDRIVQTAFLMILEPIFEADFADSSYGFRPEKSAHDAVREIYKYLNWECTEVYDVDLEQYFDTVDHGKLMKLVARRISDAQILHVIKQWLSCGYVEDDQHRQTTQGTPQGGVISPLLANIYLNPVDQAFKRERLGNISKGSIHLVRYADDMVILAQKNLEKGITLLHHYLERLGLRLNNEKTRRLRLDIGNSVDFLGFRFHNVRSRQNGSRLMLVYPSARSQTKFRATVRKYVHHSIPLRVKDQVQNLNRFLRGWMGYFRLGHGSAVFRKLAHFVNLRVRHTIWRRRGRRGYGFGKLTSDYIYGQLGLFYDYHVARL from the coding sequence TTGCGCGAGCTATCAAGCACGGAATGGCTTCGGGAGTCTCAGAAGAAGCTGCATGCAAAGGCGAAAGCCGAGCCGAAGTTCCGGTTCTACAGTCTGTACGATAAGACGTATCGTACGGATGTGTTGGAAGAGGCCTATCGCAAAGCCAAAGCCAACGGTGGAGCAGGCGGGGTGGATGGAGAGACCTTTGACGATGTAGAGAGGAAGGGTGTCGCTGTCTATCTTGCCGAACTTCAGCTTGAGATGAAGGAACGGCGCTATGAGCCGAAACCAGTACGACGTGTGTATATCCCGAAACCGAATGGCAAGGAGCGTCCGCTCGGCATACCGACCATCCGGGACCGGATCGTGCAGACGGCTTTTCTGATGATACTGGAACCGATCTTCGAGGCGGATTTTGCCGACTCAAGTTACGGGTTCCGTCCGGAAAAGAGCGCACACGATGCGGTGCGGGAGATATACAAGTACCTGAACTGGGAATGCACCGAAGTGTACGATGTCGATCTGGAGCAGTACTTTGACACGGTCGACCACGGCAAGCTCATGAAGCTCGTTGCACGGCGCATCAGCGACGCGCAGATACTTCATGTGATCAAGCAGTGGTTGAGCTGCGGGTACGTCGAAGACGACCAGCACCGGCAGACGACACAAGGCACACCACAGGGCGGGGTGATCAGTCCGCTGCTGGCGAATATCTATCTGAACCCAGTCGATCAGGCGTTCAAGAGGGAGAGGCTTGGCAACATCAGTAAGGGGTCCATCCACCTTGTCCGGTATGCTGACGATATGGTGATCCTGGCACAAAAGAATCTGGAGAAGGGCATAACCCTGCTGCATCACTATCTGGAACGGCTGGGGTTGCGTCTGAACAACGAGAAGACACGCCGCCTGCGGTTGGACATTGGCAATAGCGTGGACTTCCTCGGCTTCCGCTTCCACAATGTCAGGAGCAGGCAGAACGGCTCACGGCTGATGTTGGTCTATCCGAGTGCGCGGAGTCAAACCAAGTTCCGCGCCACCGTACGGAAATATGTCCATCACTCCATACCGCTACGGGTGAAGGATCAGGTGCAAAACCTGAACCGGTTCCTGCGCGGGTGGATGGGATACTTCCGGCTCGGACATGGATCGGCAGTGTTCCGCAAGCTGGCGCATTTTGTCAATCTTCGCGTCCGGCACACCATCTGGCGACGCAGAGGCAGGCGTGGGTATGGGTTCGGTAAGCTGACCTCGGACTACATCTATGGTCAGCTCGGCCTGTTCTACGACTACCACGTCGCACGGCTTTGA
- a CDS encoding T9SS type A sorting domain-containing protein — MVSEADLYGGSTAGIMRSTDDGASWSYPESTFSYRRGYSFASRGELLFAGTTTGLYRSTNRGRVWDRVEVGLSRPELSVYGIALLDSAIFIGTGGQGIAVSTDAGVLWQRLPDGLDLDVVEFLTALDSNLFASINSTKMIRSTDRGITWQRSDKGLPYNSVFGVEKVGNMYLALTMQGIYESSDTGTTWTPRKTTGLEGIISICLIESHGSLIMGTGSGVFVSRDSGYTWTNMSTGLDTIVNDVWILRVKGDFLYAAVYGYGLWRRPLSELTSVESPDLPVPVRHALLQNYPNPFNPSTTIRYGLPSRGHVTLTVFNTLGQQVSTLVQGEQDPGYHEVRFDGANLPSGVYFYRMNASSYTETKKLLLVR; from the coding sequence ATGGTCAGTGAAGCGGATCTGTATGGTGGATCAACGGCTGGCATCATGCGCTCGACCGACGACGGGGCAAGCTGGTCGTATCCGGAGAGCACGTTTTCGTATCGTCGCGGCTACAGTTTTGCCAGTCGGGGAGAGCTTCTTTTCGCAGGGACCACAACGGGACTGTATCGGTCCACCAATCGGGGGCGCGTTTGGGATCGAGTTGAGGTCGGCTTGAGTAGGCCGGAGCTCAGTGTCTATGGGATCGCTCTGCTCGATAGTGCGATCTTTATCGGCACGGGCGGGCAAGGAATAGCGGTGTCGACCGACGCGGGGGTATTGTGGCAACGACTTCCCGACGGGCTTGATCTTGACGTCGTTGAATTCCTGACGGCATTGGATTCCAACCTCTTCGCATCAATCAATTCAACAAAGATGATTCGCTCCACGGACCGGGGCATCACCTGGCAACGTTCCGACAAGGGGCTTCCTTATAATAGTGTCTTTGGGGTAGAGAAGGTGGGCAACATGTACCTTGCCCTGACGATGCAGGGCATCTATGAATCATCCGATACCGGAACAACCTGGACTCCCCGAAAGACGACGGGTCTGGAAGGGATCATTTCTATCTGCCTGATCGAATCCCATGGCTCTTTGATCATGGGCACCGGCTCCGGAGTGTTCGTGTCCCGGGATTCAGGTTATACTTGGACAAACATGAGCACGGGCCTCGACACGATCGTGAATGATGTTTGGATACTGAGAGTGAAGGGGGATTTTCTGTACGCGGCAGTCTATGGTTATGGGCTCTGGCGGCGACCCCTCTCTGAACTTACTTCCGTGGAATCGCCGGATCTTCCCGTCCCCGTCCGGCATGCGCTCCTTCAAAACTATCCCAACCCCTTCAACCCGTCGACGACAATACGCTACGGGCTCCCGAGTCGAGGGCATGTGACCCTGACGGTTTTCAACACCCTCGGGCAACAGGTCTCGACGCTTGTCCAAGGGGAACAAGATCCCGGCTACCATGAAGTCCGTTTCGACGGCGCGAACCTCCCGAGCGGGGTGTATTTCTATCGGATGAACGCATCGAGCTACACGGAGACGAAGAAGTTGTTGCTTGTCCGGTGA
- a CDS encoding DUF2442 domain-containing protein, with product MNKLISVTPQDDHTLVLVFDDGSQRLFDVRPYLDKGIFVELKNLAYFRQVRIAFGTVQWPHQQDIAPETLYHDSRAYVAS from the coding sequence ATGAATAAGCTCATCTCGGTAACGCCACAGGACGATCACACGCTTGTTCTTGTATTCGATGATGGATCGCAGCGCCTGTTCGATGTACGCCCATATCTTGACAAAGGGATCTTTGTCGAACTCAAGAACCTCGCCTATTTCAGACAGGTCAGGATCGCTTTTGGAACCGTCCAGTGGCCGCACCAACAGGACATCGCTCCTGAGACTCTCTATCATGACTCCAGAGCGTATGTCGCTTCGTAG
- a CDS encoding beta-lactamase family protein gives MLKHRFSCIAIVILGLLNSSLAQTSFSPAIEGGFIRLLSEQNVPGVSIAQISGGKIVALGAYGRQDSVDAAKTTTLYNVASLAKPISAEVALRLVSRGTISLDEPMVNYWTDPDIARDDRRMLLTPLFSLTHRTGFAANWRSEDGGTLRFTSTPGTTFHYSGEGYEYLARFIQKKTNRDLQAQAKELLFTPAEMAATSYVCQPWFEGRVALPAGKDGGWIEPMFTASPLASDLLYTTAGDYARFLIQVMNNEGITDSLARERQRVQVNLLEEIGQSIPVELRPDELGMGLGWMVIRFKQTTFFMHTGHDPGVHTFAYLSPTNGTGAVILTNGEKGKSIVAPILKEIGVEPELVALLERTMR, from the coding sequence ATGCTCAAACACCGGTTCAGCTGCATCGCCATTGTCATCCTTGGGTTGCTCAACAGTAGCCTGGCCCAGACGTCGTTCTCACCTGCTATCGAGGGGGGATTCATTCGACTCCTTTCGGAACAAAACGTCCCTGGTGTCTCAATTGCCCAGATCAGTGGAGGTAAGATCGTAGCTCTTGGCGCATACGGACGGCAGGATTCCGTGGATGCTGCGAAGACGACGACTCTCTACAATGTTGCCTCATTGGCGAAGCCAATTTCCGCCGAAGTAGCGCTTCGCCTCGTCTCAAGGGGGACGATTTCACTCGACGAGCCGATGGTCAACTACTGGACCGATCCTGACATAGCCCGGGACGATCGGCGGATGCTCTTGACGCCGCTGTTCTCCTTGACCCACCGGACCGGCTTTGCCGCCAATTGGCGCTCAGAGGATGGCGGTACGCTCAGGTTCACGAGCACCCCGGGTACAACATTCCATTATTCGGGAGAAGGGTACGAATACCTGGCGCGATTCATCCAGAAGAAAACGAACCGCGACCTCCAGGCGCAGGCAAAAGAGCTGCTCTTTACTCCGGCAGAGATGGCGGCGACATCTTACGTATGCCAACCCTGGTTCGAAGGCAGAGTGGCCCTTCCGGCCGGTAAGGACGGCGGGTGGATCGAGCCTATGTTCACAGCCAGCCCGCTCGCCTCCGATCTCCTCTATACGACCGCCGGGGACTATGCCAGATTTCTGATACAGGTGATGAACAATGAGGGTATCACGGATTCTCTTGCACGCGAGCGCCAGCGAGTTCAGGTGAACCTGCTGGAAGAAATCGGTCAGTCAATTCCGGTTGAGCTTCGTCCCGATGAGCTGGGCATGGGCCTGGGGTGGATGGTGATTCGGTTCAAGCAAACGACATTTTTCATGCATACAGGCCATGACCCGGGTGTCCATACGTTCGCGTATCTGAGTCCGACGAACGGAACAGGTGCGGTGATCCTGACGAACGGCGAGAAGGGAAAGAGCATCGTCGCTCCCATTCTCAAGGAGATCGGGGTGGAGCCTGAACTCGTAGCTCTTCTGGAAAGGACAATGCGGTAG